A region from the Mesorhizobium sp. J8 genome encodes:
- a CDS encoding APC family permease yields MSTISTALEQPVESKLLRHIDWRGAFWVASGVPALVLFSIGGIAGTTGKLAFLIWTVSMIMGFLQSFTYAEIAGLFPNKSGGASIYGATAWLRYSKFIAPLSVWCNWFAWSPVLSLGCSIAAAYILNALAPVPIFTENSPEVIAYIAAHAGTAPADAITAVTAAATPAIRTWSLWGHTLGPVSFTFNATFFIGAVLMLIIFAIQHRGILGTANVQKYIGLLVIIPMLIVGVVPIFTGQIDWANFSPLVPLAAAYAPDPGSWNIAGWTLALGGMFIAAWSTYGFETAVCYTSEFKNPGTDTFKAIFYSGLLCMLLFILVPFTFQGVLGLNGMLATPIVDGSGVADALAGMVGGGKLIHSLLVMLMILALVLCIMTAMAGSSRTLYQGSVDGWLPRYLSHVNEHGAPTRAMWTDLCFNLIVLAIASADATSFFFILAVSNCGYIIFNFLNLNAGWIHRIDNGHINRPWKAPTWLLGIGAVFAYVNAVFMGAGAKVWNPMALWAGLITAALIIPVFCFRHYIQDGGKFPEHMLADLGMAGADLSVKKAGMLPYLTLAAGVIVMLIANWVFVI; encoded by the coding sequence ATGAGCACGATAAGCACGGCCCTGGAGCAGCCTGTCGAAAGCAAGCTGCTCAGGCATATCGACTGGCGTGGCGCCTTCTGGGTGGCAAGCGGCGTTCCGGCACTGGTCCTGTTCTCGATCGGCGGCATTGCCGGCACGACGGGAAAGCTGGCCTTCCTGATCTGGACGGTGTCCATGATCATGGGTTTCCTGCAATCCTTCACCTATGCGGAGATTGCCGGCCTGTTTCCGAACAAGTCCGGCGGCGCCTCGATCTACGGCGCCACCGCATGGCTGCGTTATTCGAAATTCATCGCGCCGCTGTCGGTGTGGTGCAACTGGTTCGCCTGGTCGCCGGTGCTGTCGCTCGGCTGCTCGATCGCGGCAGCCTATATCCTCAACGCGCTGGCGCCGGTGCCGATCTTCACCGAGAATTCTCCCGAAGTGATTGCCTATATCGCGGCGCATGCCGGAACGGCACCGGCCGACGCCATCACCGCGGTGACCGCCGCCGCGACGCCGGCGATCCGCACATGGTCGCTTTGGGGCCACACGCTTGGCCCGGTGTCCTTCACCTTCAACGCCACCTTCTTCATCGGCGCCGTGCTGATGCTGATCATCTTCGCCATCCAGCACCGAGGCATCCTGGGCACGGCCAATGTGCAGAAATATATCGGCCTGCTGGTCATCATTCCGATGCTGATCGTCGGCGTCGTGCCGATCTTCACCGGCCAGATCGACTGGGCGAATTTCTCGCCGCTGGTGCCGCTGGCTGCCGCCTATGCACCCGATCCCGGCTCCTGGAACATCGCTGGCTGGACGCTGGCGCTCGGCGGCATGTTCATTGCCGCATGGTCGACCTACGGCTTCGAGACCGCGGTCTGCTACACGTCGGAATTCAAGAACCCCGGTACCGACACCTTCAAGGCGATCTTCTACTCCGGCCTGCTCTGCATGCTCCTGTTCATCCTGGTGCCCTTCACCTTCCAGGGCGTGCTGGGTCTCAATGGCATGCTGGCGACGCCGATCGTCGACGGCTCGGGCGTCGCCGACGCGCTGGCCGGCATGGTCGGGGGCGGCAAGCTGATCCACAGCCTGCTGGTCATGCTGATGATCCTGGCGCTGGTGCTCTGCATCATGACGGCGATGGCCGGCTCCTCGCGCACGCTCTACCAGGGTTCGGTCGACGGCTGGCTGCCGCGCTATCTCAGCCATGTCAACGAGCATGGCGCGCCGACGCGGGCAATGTGGACCGACCTCTGCTTCAACCTGATCGTGCTGGCGATCGCTTCGGCCGACGCGACGAGCTTCTTCTTCATCCTCGCCGTATCGAATTGCGGCTACATCATCTTCAACTTCCTCAACCTCAACGCGGGCTGGATCCACCGCATCGACAACGGCCACATCAACCGTCCCTGGAAGGCGCCGACCTGGCTGCTCGGCATCGGCGCCGTCTTCGCCTATGTCAACGCGGTCTTCATGGGCGCCGGCGCCAAGGTGTGGAACCCGATGGCGCTGTGGGCGGGCCTGATCACTGCGGCCTTGATCATCCCGGTGTTCTGCTTCCGCCATTACATCCAGGACGGCGGCAAGTTCCCCGAGCACATGCTGGCCGACCTCGGCATGGCGGGGGCAGACCTCTCGGTCAAGAAGGCGGGCATGCTGCCCTATTTGACGCTCGCCGCCGGCGTGATCGTGATGCTGATCGCCAATTGGGTGTTCGTCATCTGA
- a CDS encoding DUF1989 domain-containing protein — protein sequence MSQSPYPAVLSGPPRPSLILRPGEISLPPGVERYTVQGNGAVLIDIEAGDSVSVTNVEGGQPCELLAWDKSGATDPGIFGERSNSNAAGIKALLAEGDDSLSALRLSLARRKVELDQPKAVRVFGGASPAGTEQSFSVQRDGALLIAAPGGPMLVDGHDTATPLTVIVRRATIRLKTRGQLADPLADPVLDLRVHSATAESYFVKAGDYLQIIDVDGRQCTDFQCFSARKLDKGRDLPLDVTTTRTLMGSAYPMPGLHSKYYDQDMEPLVEVVQDTCGRHDAFALACAAKYYDDIGYPGHTNCSENFNKALVDKGVTPRAGWMAINFFFNTAIDAHGVMVSDEPWSRPGDYVLLRALTDIVCVSSACPDDTTPANGWDLTDIHVRTYSGQNKFSRAIARRMKPDSEPKMTRETAFHSSFAKHTRDFVEYRGYWLANSFAKEGPIAEYWACRQDAVIMDLSPLRKFEVTGPDAEALLQYTLTRDVKKLGVGQVVYTAMCYEHGGMIDDGTLLRLGKDNFRWVGGDDLSGEWLRETAKKLGLNVLVRSSTDQMHNIAVQGPKSRDILKEVVWTSPVQPSIGELEWFRFAVARIGGGNGVPVVVSRTGYTGELGYEIWCHPRDAEKVFDAIWEAGQPHGLKPMGLQALDMVRIEAGLIFAGYEFSDQTDPFEAGIGFTVPLKTKADDFIGRDALIRRKEHPQHKLVGLDIDANIPVGHGDCVHVGRAQIGIVTSGMRSPVLGKNIALARLDVTHAEIGTEVEIGKLDGHAKRLPARVVAFAHYDPQKTKPRS from the coding sequence ATGAGCCAATCGCCCTACCCTGCCGTCCTGTCCGGACCGCCGCGCCCGAGCCTGATCCTGCGCCCCGGCGAGATCAGCCTGCCGCCAGGCGTGGAACGCTACACCGTGCAGGGCAATGGCGCGGTGCTGATCGATATCGAAGCCGGCGACAGCGTCAGCGTCACCAATGTCGAGGGCGGGCAGCCCTGCGAGTTGCTGGCCTGGGACAAGTCGGGCGCGACCGATCCCGGCATTTTCGGCGAACGGTCGAACAGCAACGCCGCCGGCATCAAGGCGCTCCTCGCCGAGGGCGATGACAGCCTTTCGGCGTTGCGCCTCAGCCTCGCGCGCCGCAAGGTAGAACTCGACCAGCCGAAGGCCGTGCGCGTATTCGGCGGCGCCTCGCCCGCCGGGACCGAGCAGAGTTTTTCCGTGCAGCGCGACGGCGCGCTGCTGATCGCGGCTCCCGGCGGGCCGATGCTGGTCGACGGTCACGACACGGCGACGCCGCTCACCGTGATCGTGCGACGAGCGACGATCCGGCTGAAGACGAGAGGCCAGCTTGCCGATCCGCTCGCCGATCCGGTGCTCGATCTCAGGGTGCATTCGGCGACCGCCGAATCCTATTTCGTCAAGGCTGGCGACTACCTGCAGATCATCGACGTCGACGGCCGGCAATGCACCGATTTCCAGTGCTTTTCAGCGCGCAAGCTGGACAAGGGCCGCGACCTGCCGCTCGACGTGACGACGACCCGCACGCTGATGGGCTCGGCCTATCCGATGCCGGGCCTGCATTCGAAATATTACGACCAGGACATGGAGCCGCTGGTCGAGGTGGTGCAGGACACATGCGGCCGGCACGACGCCTTCGCGCTCGCTTGCGCCGCCAAATATTACGACGACATCGGCTATCCCGGTCACACCAACTGCTCGGAAAATTTCAACAAGGCGCTTGTCGACAAGGGTGTCACGCCCCGCGCCGGCTGGATGGCGATCAACTTCTTCTTCAACACGGCGATCGACGCGCATGGCGTGATGGTGTCGGACGAGCCGTGGTCGCGACCGGGCGACTATGTGCTCTTGCGCGCGCTGACCGACATCGTCTGCGTGTCTTCGGCCTGCCCGGACGACACCACGCCCGCCAATGGCTGGGACCTCACAGACATCCATGTGCGGACCTATTCAGGCCAGAACAAATTCTCGCGAGCGATCGCCAGACGCATGAAGCCCGACTCGGAACCGAAAATGACCCGCGAGACAGCCTTTCATTCGAGCTTTGCCAAGCACACGCGCGACTTCGTCGAATACAGGGGTTATTGGCTGGCCAATTCCTTCGCCAAGGAAGGCCCTATCGCCGAATACTGGGCCTGCCGGCAGGATGCCGTGATCATGGACCTGTCGCCGCTGCGCAAGTTCGAGGTCACCGGACCGGATGCCGAAGCGCTGCTGCAATACACGCTGACCCGCGACGTCAAGAAGCTCGGCGTCGGCCAGGTCGTCTATACGGCCATGTGCTACGAGCATGGCGGCATGATCGATGACGGCACGCTGCTGAGACTCGGCAAGGACAATTTCCGCTGGGTCGGCGGCGACGATCTTTCCGGCGAGTGGCTGCGCGAGACGGCAAAAAAACTCGGCCTCAACGTGCTGGTGCGCTCGTCAACCGACCAGATGCACAACATCGCCGTGCAGGGGCCGAAGAGCCGCGACATCTTGAAGGAAGTCGTCTGGACCTCGCCGGTGCAGCCTTCGATCGGCGAGCTCGAATGGTTCCGCTTCGCGGTTGCGCGCATCGGCGGCGGCAACGGCGTGCCGGTCGTGGTCTCGCGCACCGGCTATACGGGCGAACTCGGCTATGAGATCTGGTGCCATCCGCGCGACGCCGAAAAAGTGTTCGACGCGATCTGGGAAGCCGGCCAGCCGCACGGGCTGAAGCCGATGGGCCTGCAGGCGCTCGACATGGTGCGTATCGAGGCCGGGCTGATCTTCGCCGGCTACGAGTTTTCCGACCAGACCGATCCGTTCGAGGCCGGCATCGGCTTCACCGTGCCATTGAAGACCAAGGCCGACGACTTCATCGGCCGCGACGCGCTGATCCGGCGTAAGGAGCATCCGCAGCACAAGCTTGTCGGCCTCGACATCGACGCCAACATCCCGGTCGGCCATGGCGACTGCGTGCATGTCGGCCGCGCCCAGATCGGCATCGTCACCTCCGGCATGCGCTCGCCGGTGCTCGGCAAAAACATCGCGCTAGCAAGGCTCGACGTCACCCATGCCGAGATCGGCACCGAGGTCGAGATCGGCAAGCTCGACGGCCACGCCAAGCGGCTGCCGGCACGCGTCGTGGCCTTCGCGCATTACGATCCGCAGAAGACCAAGCCTCGTTCCTGA
- a CDS encoding sarcosine oxidase subunit gamma, with product MADFSWDIRGPLERALVAGAYGAQGDAGVSLTEIRNFDLVQVMARRGKAGETAKAAKARFGVAAPETPKAVAAADATLIWSGPDQFLVLSKGAKHSIEALGPVFAGSASLSDQSHARALISVSGDKARAMLAKLSSIDLHPDVFGVGAAAATSMDHTSVTLWRGGDRDGRAVFNLLVFATFAESLWHTVLDSAAEYGVTIGHSEELA from the coding sequence GTGGCTGATTTTTCCTGGGACATCCGCGGCCCGCTCGAGCGAGCGCTGGTCGCCGGCGCTTACGGCGCGCAAGGCGACGCCGGCGTGAGCCTGACGGAGATCCGCAATTTCGATCTCGTGCAGGTGATGGCGCGGCGCGGCAAGGCCGGCGAGACGGCGAAGGCGGCGAAGGCGCGCTTCGGCGTTGCCGCGCCCGAAACGCCCAAGGCGGTCGCTGCGGCCGATGCGACGCTGATCTGGTCGGGGCCAGACCAGTTTCTCGTGCTGTCCAAGGGTGCCAAGCATTCGATTGAGGCGCTCGGCCCTGTCTTTGCCGGTTCGGCCTCGCTTTCCGACCAGTCGCACGCGCGGGCGCTGATCAGCGTGTCCGGCGACAAGGCGCGCGCGATGCTCGCCAAGCTGTCGTCGATCGATTTGCATCCCGATGTGTTCGGTGTGGGCGCGGCGGCGGCCACGTCGATGGATCACACCAGCGTCACGCTGTGGCGCGGTGGTGATCGCGATGGCCGGGCCGTGTTCAATCTCCTGGTGTTCGCAACTTTTGCCGAGAGCCTGTGGCATACCGTTCTGGACTCGGCCGCGGAATATGGCGTCACGATCGGCCATTCCGAGGAATTGGCGTAG
- a CDS encoding sarcosine oxidase subunit alpha, with protein MRGDQANRLNNGGLIDRSAPLNFRFDGKTFSGFKGDTLASALVANGVKLVGRSFKYHRPRGILTAGSEEPNALVELRSGARREPNTKATTAELYEGLEAASQNRWPSLNFDVMSVNQLFAPIFVAGFYYKTFMWPAKFWEAIYEPAIRRAAGLGRAAGVSDPDRYDKAWAHCDVVIAGSGPAGLAAALAAGRSGARVILCEEDFVLGGRLLADGGTVDGSPAAEWIARALAELEAMPDVRIMTRTTLFGVYDGGTYGAIERVNDHLPVPPEHQVRQRLWRIVAKRCVVAAGAIERPIVFAGNDTPGVMMASAMRSYINRYAAKPARRIALFTNNETGWRTAETAIAAGLQVAAVIDARPDVSPAHRALASKNGFPVLHGAVAGVDGGKGGVRKISVTLTGGARAEVEADGLAVSGGWNPAVGLTSYHRGRPKWRDDIAAFVPDGGPPGMVAAGAANGAFGLGACLREGFEAGATAARDTGHSGNIGSMPVADDEAFSLTPLWHVAGKGKAFVDQQHDVTASDVELAQREGFESVEHLKRYTTLGMATDQGKTSNVAGLAIMAAVTGKSIPETGTTIYRPPYVPVAIGAFAGHHRDENFHATRLTPSHHWAAEQGAIFVDTGLWKRAQWYPRPGEKDWLESVTREVKAVRSGVGFCDVSTLGKINVHGPDAGAFLDRVYINAFSSLAVGKARYGLMLREDGIVYDDGTTSRLAEDHYFLTTTTAKAGLVMQHLEFCRQVLFPELDVQLTSVSDQWAQFSIAGPKTRDLLKEIVDPGEDLSNEGFPFMGAREVKLRGGLKARLFRISFSGEMAFEISVPARYGEAMARNLMIAGKPFGVTPYGTEALGVMRIEKGHVAGPELNGTTTAGDLGLGKMMSTKKDFIGRVMAGREALVAPNRQVVVGIKPTDKARRLRSGAHIIPKGETPGPDNDQGYITSVCFSPVLDQWIGLGLVERGRERIGEIVRAHDPLRGEDYDVELCNSVFYDPDGGRQRG; from the coding sequence ATGCGCGGCGATCAGGCAAACCGGCTGAACAATGGCGGTCTCATCGACCGCTCGGCACCGCTCAACTTCCGCTTCGACGGCAAGACCTTCTCGGGCTTCAAGGGCGACACGCTGGCTTCCGCGCTCGTCGCGAACGGTGTCAAGCTCGTCGGCCGTTCGTTCAAATATCACCGCCCGCGCGGCATCCTGACAGCGGGCTCGGAAGAACCCAACGCGCTGGTCGAATTGCGAAGCGGCGCGAGGCGCGAGCCGAACACCAAGGCGACCACGGCCGAGCTCTATGAAGGCCTGGAAGCCGCCAGCCAGAACCGCTGGCCGTCGCTCAATTTCGACGTCATGTCGGTCAACCAGTTGTTCGCGCCGATCTTCGTCGCCGGCTTCTACTACAAGACCTTCATGTGGCCGGCGAAATTCTGGGAGGCTATCTACGAGCCGGCGATCCGTCGCGCCGCCGGCCTTGGCCGCGCAGCGGGCGTTTCCGATCCCGACCGCTACGACAAGGCCTGGGCGCATTGCGACGTGGTGATCGCGGGTTCCGGACCGGCGGGCCTGGCGGCAGCCCTCGCCGCCGGTCGCAGCGGCGCGCGCGTCATCCTGTGCGAGGAGGATTTCGTCCTTGGCGGGCGGCTGCTCGCCGATGGCGGCACGGTCGACGGATCGCCGGCGGCCGAATGGATCGCCCGCGCGCTTGCCGAACTCGAGGCCATGCCGGACGTGCGCATCATGACGCGCACGACTTTGTTCGGCGTCTATGACGGCGGCACCTATGGCGCGATCGAGCGCGTCAACGACCATCTGCCGGTGCCGCCGGAGCATCAGGTGCGTCAGCGCCTGTGGCGGATCGTGGCCAAGCGCTGCGTCGTCGCAGCCGGCGCGATCGAACGTCCCATCGTTTTCGCAGGCAACGACACGCCGGGCGTGATGATGGCGTCGGCCATGCGCAGCTACATCAATCGCTACGCAGCAAAGCCAGCGCGGCGCATCGCGCTGTTCACCAATAACGAGACCGGCTGGCGCACCGCCGAAACGGCGATCGCCGCCGGGTTGCAAGTGGCGGCCGTGATCGATGCGCGGCCGGACGTTTCGCCGGCGCATCGCGCGCTTGCGAGCAAGAACGGCTTTCCGGTGCTGCACGGCGCTGTCGCCGGCGTCGACGGCGGCAAGGGCGGCGTGCGCAAGATTTCCGTCACGCTGACCGGTGGCGCGCGCGCCGAGGTCGAAGCCGACGGGCTTGCCGTCTCCGGCGGCTGGAACCCGGCGGTAGGCCTTACTTCCTACCATCGCGGCCGGCCGAAATGGCGCGACGACATCGCTGCCTTCGTTCCGGACGGTGGGCCGCCCGGCATGGTCGCCGCGGGCGCTGCCAACGGCGCCTTCGGGCTTGGCGCCTGCCTGCGCGAAGGGTTCGAAGCCGGCGCTACCGCGGCCCGCGATACCGGGCACAGCGGCAATATCGGATCGATGCCGGTCGCCGACGACGAGGCTTTTTCGCTGACGCCGCTCTGGCACGTCGCCGGCAAGGGCAAGGCCTTCGTCGACCAGCAGCATGACGTCACCGCTTCCGATGTCGAGCTGGCGCAGCGCGAGGGTTTCGAGTCGGTCGAGCACCTGAAGCGCTACACCACGCTCGGCATGGCGACCGACCAGGGCAAGACCTCCAATGTCGCCGGCCTCGCCATCATGGCCGCTGTCACCGGCAAGTCGATCCCCGAGACCGGCACGACGATCTACCGGCCGCCTTATGTGCCGGTCGCCATCGGCGCCTTCGCCGGCCATCACCGCGACGAGAATTTCCATGCGACGCGGCTGACGCCGTCGCATCACTGGGCGGCCGAACAGGGCGCGATCTTCGTCGACACCGGCCTCTGGAAACGCGCGCAGTGGTATCCCCGTCCCGGTGAGAAGGACTGGCTGGAATCGGTGACCCGCGAGGTCAAGGCGGTGCGCTCAGGCGTCGGCTTCTGCGATGTCTCGACGCTCGGCAAGATCAACGTGCATGGTCCGGATGCCGGTGCCTTCCTCGACCGCGTCTACATCAATGCCTTTTCCAGCCTTGCCGTCGGCAAGGCGCGCTACGGGCTGATGCTGCGCGAGGATGGCATCGTCTATGACGATGGCACGACCTCGCGTCTGGCCGAGGACCATTATTTCCTCACCACCACGACGGCCAAGGCCGGGCTGGTGATGCAGCATCTCGAATTCTGCCGCCAGGTGCTGTTCCCCGAGCTCGACGTGCAGCTGACTTCCGTCTCGGATCAGTGGGCGCAGTTCTCGATCGCCGGGCCGAAGACCCGCGACCTCTTGAAGGAGATCGTCGATCCGGGCGAGGACCTGTCGAACGAAGGTTTTCCTTTCATGGGCGCGCGCGAGGTCAAGCTGCGCGGCGGCCTGAAAGCGCGGCTGTTCCGCATCTCCTTCTCCGGCGAGATGGCGTTCGAGATCTCGGTGCCGGCGCGCTATGGTGAGGCCATGGCGCGCAACCTGATGATTGCCGGCAAGCCGTTCGGCGTCACGCCTTACGGCACCGAGGCTCTCGGCGTGATGCGCATAGAGAAGGGCCATGTCGCCGGGCCGGAGCTCAACGGCACCACGACCGCTGGCGATCTCGGCCTTGGCAAGATGATGTCGACCAAGAAGGATTTCATCGGCCGCGTCATGGCCGGCCGCGAGGCGCTTGTCGCGCCGAACCGACAGGTGGTCGTCGGCATCAAGCCGACCGACAAGGCACGCCGCCTGCGCTCCGGCGCGCACATCATCCCGAAGGGCGAGACGCCCGGCCCCGACAACGATCAGGGCTATATCACCTCGGTCTGCTTCTCGCCGGTGCTCGACCAATGGATCGGGCTAGGTCTTGTCGAGCGCGGCCGCGAGCGCATCGGCGAGATCGTGCGCGCGCATGATCCGCTGCGCGGCGAGGACTATGATGTCGAGCTCTGCAATTCCGTCTTCTACGATCCGGATGGAGGGCGCCAGCGTGGCTGA
- a CDS encoding sarcosine oxidase subunit delta, whose protein sequence is MRITCPFCGERELGEFTYLGDAKPQRPAADAGEDAVYDYVYLRDNIAGVMSEHWYHGGGCRAWLKVTRNTLTHEISAVEPAAGAGAAKVGA, encoded by the coding sequence ATGCGTATTACCTGTCCCTTCTGCGGCGAACGCGAGCTCGGCGAGTTCACCTATCTCGGCGACGCCAAGCCGCAACGTCCCGCGGCCGATGCCGGCGAGGATGCCGTCTACGATTACGTCTATCTGCGCGACAACATCGCCGGCGTGATGAGCGAGCACTGGTACCATGGCGGCGGCTGCCGCGCCTGGCTGAAGGTCACGCGCAACACGCTGACGCATGAGATTTCGGCCGTGGAGCCAGCGGCTGGCGCTGGCGCCGCCAAGGTTGGTGCGTGA
- a CDS encoding sarcosine oxidase subunit beta family protein, translating into MKYSIFSLARAALSGHKNWQPTWRDAAPKDRYDVIIIGGGGHGLATAWFLASEFGIRNVAVLEKGWIGSGNAGRNTTIIRSNYGLPGNTGFYELSMKLWERMEQDLNYNAMVSQRGVLNLYHSDAQRDAFARRGNTMRINGIDAELLDQAALRKMLPFLNFDNARFPVQGGLLQRRGGTARHDAVVWGYAHAASALGVDIIQNCEVTGFTRDADGKVTGVETSRGKIGAGKVGMAVAGSSSRVAAMAGLRLPIESHVLQAFVSEAIKPLLPNVMTFGAGHFYVSQSDKGGLVFGGDIDGYNSYAQRGNLPVVEDVCEGGMALIPMIGRVRLLRQWGGIMDMSMDGSPIIDKSPVDGLYINAGWCYGGFKATPGSGFVFAHLIARDQSHKEAALFRLDRFQRGAMIDEKGQGAQPNLH; encoded by the coding sequence ATGAAATACTCCATCTTCTCGCTCGCCCGCGCCGCCCTTTCCGGGCACAAGAACTGGCAGCCCACCTGGCGCGACGCGGCGCCCAAGGACCGCTACGACGTGATCATCATCGGCGGCGGCGGCCATGGGCTCGCCACCGCCTGGTTCCTCGCCAGCGAGTTCGGCATCCGCAATGTCGCGGTGCTCGAAAAAGGGTGGATCGGCTCCGGCAATGCCGGCCGCAACACCACCATCATCCGCTCCAATTACGGCCTGCCAGGCAATACCGGCTTTTATGAGCTTTCGATGAAGCTGTGGGAGCGGATGGAGCAGGACCTCAACTACAACGCAATGGTCAGCCAGCGCGGCGTGCTCAATCTCTATCACTCCGACGCGCAGCGTGACGCCTTCGCCCGGCGCGGCAACACGATGCGCATCAACGGCATCGACGCCGAGCTGCTCGACCAGGCGGCGCTCAGGAAAATGCTGCCGTTCCTGAATTTCGACAATGCGCGCTTCCCCGTGCAAGGCGGGCTGCTGCAGCGGCGAGGCGGCACGGCCCGCCACGATGCGGTCGTCTGGGGCTACGCGCATGCCGCAAGCGCGCTCGGCGTCGACATCATCCAAAATTGCGAGGTCACCGGCTTCACGCGCGATGCCGACGGCAAGGTCACCGGCGTCGAGACATCGCGCGGCAAGATCGGCGCCGGCAAGGTCGGCATGGCGGTGGCCGGTTCCTCGTCGCGCGTCGCGGCGATGGCCGGCTTGCGCCTGCCGATCGAAAGCCATGTGCTGCAGGCTTTCGTCTCCGAAGCGATCAAGCCGCTCTTGCCCAATGTCATGACCTTTGGCGCCGGGCATTTCTATGTCAGCCAGTCGGACAAGGGCGGGCTGGTCTTCGGCGGCGACATAGACGGCTACAATTCCTACGCACAGCGCGGCAATCTGCCGGTGGTCGAGGATGTCTGCGAAGGCGGCATGGCGCTGATCCCGATGATCGGCCGCGTGCGGCTGTTGCGCCAGTGGGGCGGCATCATGGACATGTCGATGGACGGCTCACCGATCATCGACAAGAGCCCGGTCGACGGCCTCTATATCAATGCCGGCTGGTGCTATGGCGGCTTCAAGGCAACGCCGGGCTCGGGCTTCGTCTTCGCCCATCTCATCGCCCGCGATCAATCGCACAAGGAGGCCGCGCTCTTCCGCCTCGACCGGTTCCAGCGCGGCGCCATGATCGACGAGAAGGGCCAGGGCGCCCAACCGAACCTGCACTGA
- the glnT gene encoding type III glutamate--ammonia ligase: MGNDLAAFAKENGVKYFMISYTDLFSGQRAKLVPAQAIADMQKDGAGFAGFATWLDLTPAHPDMLAVPDPDSVIQLPWKKDVAWVAATCVMDDKLVDQAPRNTLKRVIDEAARDGMHVKTGVEAEFFLISPDGKAISDEYDTASKPCYDQQAVMRRYDVIAEICDHMLALGWGPYQNDHEDANGQFEMNWTFDHALATADKHSFFKFMVKSIAEKHGLRATFMPKPFQGLTGNGCHAHISVWDETGKTNVFADNSQELGLSAKGRNFLGGIMKHASALAAITNPTVNSYKRINAPRTISGATWAPNTVTWTGNNRTHMVRVPGPGRFELRLPDGAANPYLLQAVIIAAGLDGIRSKADPGKRYDIDMYQFGHTVTDAPKLPLNLLDALREFDNDKSLKAALGEEFSSAYLKLKQQEWNSYASHFTQWERDHTLDI; the protein is encoded by the coding sequence ATGGGGAACGATCTCGCCGCATTCGCCAAGGAGAACGGCGTCAAATATTTCATGATCTCCTACACCGACCTGTTCAGCGGGCAGCGTGCCAAGCTGGTGCCGGCGCAGGCGATCGCGGACATGCAGAAGGACGGGGCGGGTTTCGCCGGTTTCGCGACCTGGCTCGACCTGACGCCGGCGCATCCGGACATGCTGGCGGTGCCGGACCCGGATTCGGTCATCCAATTGCCGTGGAAGAAAGACGTCGCCTGGGTGGCGGCCACCTGCGTGATGGACGACAAGCTCGTCGACCAGGCGCCGCGCAACACGCTGAAGCGGGTGATCGACGAAGCCGCCCGCGACGGCATGCATGTCAAGACCGGCGTCGAGGCCGAGTTCTTCCTGATCTCGCCCGACGGCAAGGCGATCTCCGACGAATACGACACAGCCTCGAAACCCTGCTACGACCAGCAGGCGGTGATGCGCCGCTACGACGTCATTGCCGAGATCTGCGACCATATGCTGGCGCTTGGCTGGGGCCCGTACCAGAACGACCATGAGGACGCCAACGGCCAGTTCGAGATGAACTGGACCTTCGATCACGCGCTGGCGACCGCCGACAAGCACTCCTTCTTCAAGTTTATGGTCAAGTCGATCGCCGAGAAGCACGGCCTGCGCGCGACGTTCATGCCGAAGCCCTTCCAGGGCCTGACCGGCAATGGCTGCCACGCGCATATCTCGGTGTGGGACGAGACCGGCAAGACCAATGTGTTCGCCGACAATTCGCAAGAGCTCGGCCTGTCCGCCAAGGGCAGGAACTTCCTCGGCGGCATCATGAAGCATGCCTCGGCGCTTGCCGCGATCACCAATCCGACGGTGAATTCCTACAAGCGCATCAACGCGCCGCGCACCATCTCGGGCGCGACCTGGGCTCCGAACACGGTGACCTGGACCGGCAACAACCGCACCCATATGGTGCGCGTGCCCGGGCCCGGCCGCTTCGAATTGCGCCTGCCGGACGGCGCCGCCAATCCCTATCTCCTACAGGCCGTCATCATCGCCGCCGGCCTCGACGGCATCCGCTCGAAGGCCGACCCCGGCAAGCGCTACGACATCGACATGTACCAGTTCGGCCATACCGTGACGGATGCGCCGAAACTGCCGCTCAACCTGCTCGACGCGCTGCGTGAGTTCGACAACGACAAATCGCTCAAGGCGGCGCTGGGTGAGGAATTTTCGTCGGCATATCTAAAGCTGAAGCAGCAGGAATGGAATTCCTATGCGTCGCACTTCACGCAGTGGGAGCGCGACCACACGCTGGATATCTGA